One part of the uncultured Celeribacter sp. genome encodes these proteins:
- a CDS encoding RidA family protein encodes MTVLTPHMFLQPDGWVPAKGYANGVLAEGRMVFTGGLVGWNADQKWEHEDMVGQFRQTLENIVAVLDEAGARPEHLVRLTWYITDKQEYLDNLRGFGAAYRDVIGRHFPAMAVVQVVALMEDEAKVEIEATAVIPNG; translated from the coding sequence ATGACAGTTCTGACTCCTCATATGTTCCTACAGCCTGATGGCTGGGTGCCCGCAAAAGGCTATGCCAATGGCGTTCTCGCCGAGGGCCGCATGGTCTTTACCGGTGGCCTGGTCGGCTGGAATGCCGATCAGAAATGGGAACATGAGGACATGGTCGGGCAATTCCGTCAGACACTCGAAAACATCGTAGCTGTGCTTGATGAGGCCGGCGCACGCCCCGAACATCTGGTGCGACTGACCTGGTACATCACGGACAAACAGGAATACCTAGACAACCTGCGCGGTTTCGGCGCCGCCTATCGCGACGTCATCGGCCGGCATTTCCCTGCAATGGCCGTTGTGCAGGTCGTCGCCCTGATGGAAGACGAAGCCAAGGTGGAAATCGAAGCCACCGCGGTGATTCCCAATGGCTGA
- a CDS encoding thioesterase family protein, with product MTETFTIRRQVEFNHCDPAGIVFYPRYFEMISALIERFFSDGLSFSWADMGTLEGGMGTPMGHIDVRFRAPSRLEDWLELSLNVDHLGTSSARFAITCTCEGALRFECSATVVYANTTEGKSAPWPDSLRATMSRYMLP from the coding sequence ATGACCGAGACATTCACGATCAGACGACAGGTCGAATTCAACCACTGCGATCCCGCAGGGATCGTGTTCTATCCGCGGTACTTCGAAATGATTTCCGCACTGATCGAACGCTTCTTTTCGGATGGCCTGTCTTTCAGCTGGGCCGATATGGGCACGCTGGAGGGCGGCATGGGCACCCCCATGGGCCATATCGACGTGCGCTTTCGTGCACCGTCGCGGCTGGAAGACTGGTTGGAGCTGTCCCTGAACGTGGACCATCTCGGAACATCCTCCGCACGTTTTGCCATCACCTGCACCTGCGAAGGCGCCCTGCGGTTCGAATGCAGCGCCACGGTGGTCTACGCCAACACAACAGAGGGCAAATCCGCGCCCTGGCCCGACAGCCTGCGCGCGACCATGTCCCGCTACATGCTTCCATAA
- a CDS encoding SDR family NAD(P)-dependent oxidoreductase, translating to MSLSGKTAFVTGGGSGVGAVIATRLAEAGAAVTICGRRAAPLEAVAAGHANITAVVADITDEAAISDAIAKAAPDIVVANAGASESAPFAKTDLAAFERMMTVNLTGTFLTLREGVKTMQGKPWGRLIAIASTAGLKGYPYVAPYAAAKHGVVGMVKSLALELVRKGITANAICPGFLDTEMTERSIANIVEKTGRSPEEARASLEATNPMNRLVPPEDVAQAVLWLCSQGSDMVTGQCISISGGET from the coding sequence ATGAGCCTGAGCGGGAAGACAGCCTTTGTCACGGGCGGCGGCTCCGGCGTTGGGGCCGTCATCGCCACCCGGCTTGCCGAAGCAGGTGCGGCGGTCACGATCTGTGGTCGCCGGGCCGCACCGCTTGAGGCCGTCGCCGCAGGCCATGCCAATATCACGGCGGTTGTCGCCGACATCACCGACGAGGCGGCGATTTCCGACGCCATCGCAAAGGCGGCCCCCGACATCGTGGTGGCCAATGCGGGGGCCTCTGAAAGCGCACCCTTTGCCAAAACCGATCTGGCTGCCTTTGAACGCATGATGACGGTCAACCTGACCGGCACCTTCCTGACCCTGCGCGAAGGGGTCAAGACCATGCAGGGCAAACCCTGGGGGCGGCTGATCGCCATTGCCTCGACCGCCGGGCTGAAAGGCTACCCCTATGTGGCGCCCTATGCGGCCGCGAAGCATGGCGTGGTTGGCATGGTCAAATCCCTTGCGCTGGAACTCGTGCGCAAGGGCATCACCGCCAATGCGATCTGCCCCGGCTTTCTCGACACCGAGATGACCGAACGCTCGATCGCCAACATCGTCGAAAAGACAGGCCGCAGCCCCGAAGAGGCTCGCGCCTCGCTGGAGGCCACAAACCCGATGAACCGGCTGGTTCCGCCCGAAGACGTCGCCCAGGCGGTGCTCTGGCTCTGCTCCCAGGGCTCAGATATGGTCACAGGCCAATGCATTTCCATATCCGGGGGAGAAACATGA
- a CDS encoding bifunctional salicylyl-CoA 5-hydroxylase/oxidoreductase, which produces MKIAILGGGPSGLYFAISMKLRDASHDITVYERNRADDTFGWGVVLSDETMSNFEENDPVSEKMIRDKFAYWDDVKTVRGEESMTSSGHGFCGIGRKQMLLLLQERARELGVTLAFETDITPEKIEELKASNDLVVAADGLNSKTRSLYEDKFQPEIDMRKNHFVWLGTHQKFDDAFTFIFEKTEHGWIWAHAYQFDDDTATFIVECGPEVFKAFGFDKLSQQESIALCEKIFAKHLGGHALMTNANHIRGSAWIQFPRVTCENWYFDNVVLLGDASATAHFSIGSGSKLGMESAIMLADELSSGKPLTEALQSYQDERKLQVIRVTSAARNSTAWFEEVERYLDLDMMQFNYALLTRSQRISHENLRLRDPEWLASAESWFQKQAGSNSTRRPMFAPFKLRDMELVNRVVLSPMAQYKAKDGMPNDWHFVHYAERAKGGAGLIFTEMLCVSKEGRITPGCPCIGEEQVPAWSRLVDFVHRETPAKICAQIGHAGRKGSTRLAWDGIDKALPEGENWPLLSASAIPLMQGNVVPKAMDRADMDMVKDQFIAAVKSAKAAGFDMIEMHAAHGYLLASFISPVTNKRDDEYGGSLENRMRFPLEIFAAMRAEWPEEKPMTVRISAHDWMGEDGITPEDAVEISKMFQTAGADAINTSSGQTDKAEQPIYGRMFQVPFADRVRNELDVPTLVAGNIYEPDHVNSILMAGRADLVLLARPHLADPYWTLHAAVELGDTEQVWPAPYEGGRRQANTLAERAKAMSA; this is translated from the coding sequence ATGAAGATAGCGATTCTCGGTGGCGGCCCGTCCGGTCTGTACTTTGCGATCTCGATGAAACTGCGCGACGCCAGCCATGACATCACCGTCTATGAACGCAACCGTGCCGATGACACTTTCGGCTGGGGCGTAGTGCTGTCTGACGAAACCATGTCGAACTTCGAAGAAAACGACCCGGTGTCGGAAAAGATGATCCGGGACAAATTTGCCTATTGGGATGACGTAAAAACGGTCCGTGGCGAAGAATCCATGACTTCTAGCGGACACGGGTTCTGCGGCATCGGGCGCAAACAAATGCTTCTGCTGTTGCAGGAACGCGCCCGCGAACTGGGGGTCACGCTGGCCTTTGAGACCGACATCACGCCGGAAAAAATCGAAGAGCTGAAAGCCAGCAACGATCTGGTTGTGGCCGCCGATGGTCTGAACTCCAAAACCCGCAGCCTTTATGAAGACAAATTCCAGCCCGAAATCGACATGCGCAAGAACCACTTCGTCTGGCTCGGCACGCATCAGAAATTCGACGATGCCTTTACCTTCATCTTCGAAAAGACCGAACACGGCTGGATCTGGGCGCATGCCTATCAATTCGACGACGACACCGCGACCTTCATCGTCGAATGCGGGCCCGAGGTCTTCAAGGCCTTTGGCTTTGACAAACTCTCCCAACAAGAGAGCATCGCTCTGTGCGAAAAAATCTTTGCCAAGCATCTGGGCGGCCATGCCCTGATGACCAATGCCAACCACATTCGCGGCTCCGCCTGGATCCAGTTCCCGCGCGTCACCTGCGAAAACTGGTATTTCGACAATGTGGTGCTGCTGGGCGACGCCTCGGCCACCGCGCATTTCTCGATCGGTTCGGGATCAAAACTCGGCATGGAAAGCGCCATCATGCTGGCGGATGAGCTCAGCTCCGGCAAACCGCTGACCGAGGCGCTGCAAAGCTATCAGGATGAACGCAAACTACAGGTGATCCGAGTGACCTCTGCCGCGCGCAATTCCACCGCATGGTTCGAAGAGGTGGAACGCTACCTCGATCTCGACATGATGCAGTTCAACTATGCGCTTTTGACCCGCTCCCAGCGGATCAGCCATGAAAACCTTCGCTTGCGCGATCCGGAATGGCTGGCGTCTGCGGAAAGCTGGTTCCAGAAGCAGGCTGGCAGCAATTCGACCCGCCGCCCGATGTTTGCCCCGTTCAAACTGCGCGATATGGAGCTGGTCAACCGCGTGGTCCTGTCACCGATGGCACAATATAAGGCGAAAGACGGCATGCCGAACGACTGGCATTTCGTGCATTACGCCGAACGTGCGAAAGGTGGCGCAGGTCTGATCTTCACTGAAATGCTCTGCGTGTCGAAAGAAGGCCGCATCACCCCCGGCTGCCCCTGCATCGGTGAGGAGCAGGTCCCGGCATGGAGCCGTCTGGTCGACTTCGTGCACAGAGAAACCCCGGCGAAAATCTGCGCCCAGATCGGCCACGCAGGTCGCAAGGGCTCGACCCGTCTGGCATGGGACGGCATCGACAAGGCGCTGCCCGAAGGCGAAAACTGGCCGCTTTTGTCGGCCTCTGCCATTCCCCTGATGCAGGGCAATGTCGTGCCCAAAGCCATGGACCGCGCCGATATGGATATGGTCAAGGACCAGTTTATCGCCGCGGTGAAATCTGCCAAAGCCGCCGGTTTCGACATGATCGAAATGCACGCCGCCCACGGCTATCTGCTGGCCTCCTTCATTTCGCCCGTGACCAACAAACGCGACGACGAATACGGCGGATCGCTGGAAAACCGTATGCGCTTCCCATTGGAAATCTTTGCAGCCATGCGCGCTGAATGGCCCGAAGAAAAGCCGATGACCGTGCGGATTTCGGCCCATGACTGGATGGGGGAAGATGGTATCACCCCCGAAGACGCCGTGGAAATTTCCAAGATGTTCCAGACGGCAGGCGCCGACGCAATCAACACCTCGTCGGGTCAGACCGACAAGGCCGAACAGCCAATCTATGGCCGGATGTTCCAGGTGCCTTTTGCGGACCGCGTGCGCAACGAACTGGACGTGCCAACCCTGGTGGCGGGCAACATCTACGAACCCGATCACGTCAATTCGATCCTGATGGCTGGTCGCGCCGATCTGGTGCTGCTGGCACGTCCGCATCTGGCGGACCCCTACTGGACACTGCACGCAGCGGTCGAACTGGGGGACACCGAACAGGTCTGGCCCGCCCCCTATGAAGGCGGCCGCCGTCAGGCCAACACGCTGGCAGAGCGCGCAAAGGCGATGAGCGCATGA
- a CDS encoding thioesterase family protein, giving the protein MPFTISKPMRFGDCDLTGIAYHPAYLSMLVDVNEAMFASFGVTWKELMFERHLGLPSVKMNIEFKKPAVYGDVLEFNVHVRKIGKSSLDLYTVVTANGDVLWTIEQLIVMTSTKDHKSHPWPEDCRKGLEQYLHPEMAS; this is encoded by the coding sequence ATGCCCTTTACGATTTCCAAGCCAATGCGCTTTGGCGATTGCGATCTCACCGGGATCGCCTACCACCCGGCCTATCTGTCGATGCTGGTCGATGTGAATGAGGCGATGTTCGCCTCATTCGGCGTGACCTGGAAAGAGCTGATGTTCGAACGCCATCTGGGCTTGCCGAGCGTCAAGATGAACATCGAATTCAAGAAACCCGCGGTCTACGGCGATGTGCTCGAATTCAACGTGCATGTGCGCAAGATCGGGAAAAGCTCTCTGGATCTCTACACCGTGGTCACCGCGAATGGCGATGTGCTGTGGACCATTGAGCAGCTGATCGTGATGACCTCGACCAAGGATCATAAATCGCATCCCTGGCCGGAGGACTGCCGCAAGGGGCTGGAGCAATATCTGCACCCGGAGATGGCGTCGTAA
- a CDS encoding flavin reductase family protein — protein MSIDVATFRKTMGLFPGAVTLITTGEGDLRRGITATAVCSVSDDPPSLLVCVNRSTGTCKEIARSGRFSVQLLGQDHADVAMTFAGADGKTGADKFATGKWSRCPAGQPRLGDALASVSCTVIATTEAGSHSIFVGSIEDVAFDQGEALIYAQSKFHRLTELA, from the coding sequence ATGTCGATTGATGTTGCCACATTCCGCAAAACGATGGGGCTGTTTCCCGGCGCGGTCACGCTGATCACCACGGGTGAAGGCGATCTGCGTCGGGGCATCACCGCAACGGCGGTCTGCTCGGTCTCGGACGATCCGCCCAGCCTGCTGGTCTGCGTCAACCGCAGCACGGGCACATGCAAGGAAATCGCCCGCAGCGGACGGTTTTCGGTCCAGTTGCTCGGTCAGGACCACGCGGATGTCGCCATGACCTTTGCCGGAGCGGACGGCAAGACCGGAGCGGACAAATTTGCCACCGGCAAGTGGAGTCGGTGCCCCGCCGGACAGCCCCGGCTTGGCGATGCGTTGGCCAGTGTGTCCTGTACGGTGATCGCAACGACCGAAGCAGGCAGCCATTCGATCTTTGTGGGCTCTATCGAAGATGTCGCCTTCGATCAGGGTGAGGCGCTGATCTATGCTCAATCGAAATTCCATAGGCTGACGGAACTGGCCTGA
- a CDS encoding styrene monooxygenase/indole monooxygenase family protein: MKRITIIGGGQSGLQLGIGLLQKGYGVKIIQDRTPDQIAAGRVLSSQCQFDAALQHERDLGINFWEDSCPPVEGISFTVPNPEGAGKALEWSSRLDAKAQSVDQRVKMPKWLEEFEKLGGILEIATADIAALETEAKAADLVIVASGKGEIGKLFPRDPDRSPFDAPQRALALTYVHGMQPRPEHSAVSFNLIPGVGEYFVFPALTKSGPCEIMVFEGLPGGPMDCWKGATTPQAHLETSLNILKTFTPWEYDRCKSVELTDDNGILAGRFPPTVRKPVGTLPSGTKILGLGDAVCLNDPITGQGANNAAKAAAVYLDAILAHGDKPFDEAWMVTTFETFWNYAQWVVRWTNMMLLPPPPFVLNIMGTAQAVPTLAGRIANGFNDPRDLFPWFADESAAEDYLTSLQAA; the protein is encoded by the coding sequence ATGAAACGCATCACCATTATCGGCGGCGGACAATCCGGCCTGCAACTAGGCATCGGCCTTTTGCAGAAAGGCTATGGCGTCAAGATCATTCAGGACCGCACCCCCGACCAGATCGCGGCCGGACGGGTCCTGTCCTCGCAGTGCCAGTTCGACGCCGCCCTGCAACATGAACGCGACCTGGGTATCAACTTCTGGGAAGACAGCTGTCCACCGGTCGAAGGCATTTCCTTCACCGTCCCCAATCCCGAAGGCGCCGGCAAAGCGCTGGAATGGTCCTCCCGGCTCGATGCCAAGGCGCAATCCGTCGACCAGCGTGTCAAAATGCCCAAATGGCTCGAAGAATTCGAAAAGCTGGGTGGCATCCTTGAAATAGCGACCGCAGACATCGCCGCGCTAGAAACCGAAGCCAAGGCCGCCGACCTTGTGATCGTCGCCTCCGGCAAGGGAGAAATCGGCAAGCTGTTCCCGCGCGACCCAGATCGGTCGCCCTTTGATGCGCCACAACGCGCATTGGCCCTGACCTATGTCCATGGCATGCAGCCCCGCCCCGAACACTCGGCGGTGAGTTTCAACCTGATCCCCGGCGTCGGAGAATATTTCGTCTTCCCAGCACTGACCAAATCCGGCCCTTGCGAGATCATGGTCTTCGAAGGTCTGCCCGGCGGCCCCATGGATTGCTGGAAAGGCGCGACAACGCCACAGGCCCATCTGGAAACCTCGCTGAACATCCTCAAGACCTTCACCCCTTGGGAATATGATCGCTGCAAATCTGTCGAGCTGACCGATGACAATGGCATTCTGGCCGGGCGCTTTCCGCCGACCGTCCGCAAACCCGTGGGCACCCTGCCCTCCGGCACCAAGATTCTGGGTCTGGGCGACGCGGTCTGCCTGAACGATCCGATCACGGGCCAGGGTGCAAACAACGCGGCCAAGGCCGCTGCGGTCTATCTGGACGCCATTCTCGCCCATGGCGACAAACCCTTTGATGAAGCCTGGATGGTCACGACGTTCGAAACTTTCTGGAACTACGCCCAATGGGTTGTGCGCTGGACCAACATGATGCTCTTGCCGCCACCGCCCTTCGTGCTGAACATCATGGGCACGGCGCAGGCGGTTCCGACGCTGGCCGGACGCATTGCCAACGGTTTCAACGATCCGCGTGACTTATTCCCGTGGTTCGCCGATGAATCCGCCGCCGAGGACTACCTGACCAGCTTGCAGGCGGCCTGA
- a CDS encoding SDR family oxidoreductase has protein sequence MRGLAGKVAIVPGGATKIGAAIVKTFQNHGVKVVVADINAKDGVALEGDDVTFVEANIRSDEDIAKIVTMAKETYGQIDFLVNVAATYLDNGADSTRLEWLEALDVNIVGSVMLMQAAREELKKTKGAIVNFGSISARVAQTGRWLYPVSKAAILQLTRNQAMDLAPDGIRVNAVSPGWTWSNIMDELSGGDRAKTDKVGADFHFLPRVGDPEEVAQAIMFLCSDEASFITGTDIRVDGGYTAMGPEGMTPAIPRLME, from the coding sequence ATGCGCGGACTGGCAGGCAAAGTGGCAATCGTTCCCGGTGGTGCCACAAAAATTGGCGCGGCCATCGTCAAAACCTTTCAAAACCACGGTGTCAAAGTCGTCGTAGCCGATATCAACGCGAAGGACGGCGTGGCGCTGGAAGGCGATGACGTCACCTTCGTCGAGGCCAATATTCGCTCGGACGAGGATATTGCCAAGATTGTCACCATGGCAAAGGAGACCTATGGCCAGATCGATTTCCTGGTTAATGTCGCCGCCACCTATCTCGACAACGGCGCGGACAGCACACGTCTGGAATGGCTCGAAGCTTTGGATGTGAACATTGTGGGCTCTGTCATGCTGATGCAGGCCGCCCGCGAAGAGTTGAAAAAGACCAAAGGCGCCATCGTCAACTTCGGGTCCATCTCGGCCCGCGTCGCACAGACCGGTCGCTGGCTCTACCCGGTATCGAAAGCGGCGATCCTGCAACTGACCCGCAATCAGGCCATGGATCTGGCGCCCGATGGCATTCGCGTCAACGCCGTGTCCCCCGGCTGGACCTGGTCCAACATAATGGACGAACTGTCGGGGGGCGATCGCGCCAAGACCGACAAGGTTGGTGCCGATTTCCATTTCCTGCCCCGTGTCGGGGACCCCGAAGAAGTAGCGCAAGCCATCATGTTCCTGTGCTCAGATGAGGCAAGCTTTATCACCGGCACGGATATCCGCGTAGATGGCGGCTACACGGCCATGGGGCCCGAAGGCATGACCCCAGCGATCCCGCGACTGATGGAATAA
- the ubiG gene encoding bifunctional 2-polyprenyl-6-hydroxyphenol methylase/3-demethylubiquinol 3-O-methyltransferase UbiG, which produces MQTHGGTIDPAEVAKFEAMAAEWWDLEGKFKPLHMMNPVRLDYITTQIAAEFGRDLAAEAPFKGLRLLDIGCGGGLLSEPMARLGATVVGADAAEGNLPVARIHAEKSGLEIDYRHTTAEDLAAAGEQFDVVLNMEVVEHVSDPLAYLTACQTLLKPGGLMICSTLNRNPKSYAMAIFGAEVVMRWLPKGTHEWKKFITPDELFELITKAGLTPVDRKGFVFNPILWKWSISARDLSVNYVTASTKPA; this is translated from the coding sequence ATGCAAACGCATGGCGGCACCATTGACCCCGCAGAAGTCGCAAAATTCGAAGCCATGGCGGCCGAATGGTGGGATCTTGAGGGCAAGTTCAAACCCCTGCACATGATGAATCCCGTGCGCCTCGACTATATCACCACCCAGATCGCCGCCGAATTTGGGCGTGATCTGGCCGCAGAGGCACCATTCAAGGGGCTGCGCCTGCTGGACATCGGCTGTGGCGGCGGGCTGCTATCTGAACCGATGGCACGGCTTGGAGCCACAGTTGTGGGCGCGGATGCCGCCGAAGGCAACCTGCCGGTGGCACGCATCCACGCCGAAAAATCTGGCCTAGAGATCGACTATCGCCACACCACTGCCGAAGATCTGGCCGCCGCAGGCGAACAGTTCGACGTCGTCCTGAACATGGAAGTGGTCGAACATGTCTCCGACCCGCTGGCCTATCTGACTGCCTGTCAGACGCTTTTGAAACCCGGCGGGCTGATGATTTGCTCTACCCTCAATCGCAACCCGAAAAGCTACGCCATGGCGATCTTCGGCGCCGAGGTGGTGATGCGCTGGCTGCCCAAGGGCACGCATGAATGGAAAAAGTTCATCACGCCCGATGAGCTGTTCGAACTGATCACCAAGGCCGGGCTGACCCCCGTCGACCGCAAAGGCTTTGTCTTCAACCCGATTCTGTGGAAATGGTCGATCTCGGCGCGGGATCTGTCCGTGAACTACGTCACGGCTTCCACCAAACCCGCGTAA
- the pip gene encoding prolyl aminopeptidase, protein MDKVSGQKSAYSYLYPQIAVYDHRMLDVGDGHRLYVEQSGNPNGVPVVVFHGGPGGGCSPYMRRYFDPEIYRIILFDQRGCGKSRPFASVEANTTWHLIRDIELIRETLGIERWVVFGGSWGATLGVVYAQTHPQRVLHLVLRGVFLAQQSELDWFYAGGAGHFWPDLWAEFRDAIPVEEHGDLIAAYHRRLFSGDYRTEVSYGRIWSRWENALATIASGGAAGEPAPDYARAFARLENHYFTHGAFLERDGQLLEDVHRMAQVPGSIVQGRFDMICPPKTAYELHRRWPGSTLQMVGLAGHALSEPGITQALVGVMDRIARVLA, encoded by the coding sequence ATGGACAAGGTCTCAGGCCAAAAGAGCGCATACAGCTATCTCTACCCACAAATCGCGGTCTATGACCACCGGATGTTGGACGTAGGGGACGGCCATCGGCTCTATGTGGAGCAAAGCGGCAACCCCAACGGTGTGCCCGTCGTGGTGTTCCATGGCGGTCCCGGCGGTGGATGCAGCCCCTATATGCGGCGCTATTTCGATCCGGAAATCTACCGCATCATCCTGTTTGACCAGCGCGGTTGCGGCAAGTCGCGGCCCTTTGCCTCAGTCGAGGCGAATACGACATGGCATCTGATCCGCGACATCGAACTGATCCGGGAAACGCTGGGCATTGAGCGCTGGGTGGTCTTTGGCGGAAGCTGGGGCGCGACGCTTGGCGTGGTTTATGCGCAAACCCATCCGCAACGGGTGCTGCATCTGGTGTTGCGCGGCGTGTTTCTGGCGCAGCAATCCGAACTTGATTGGTTCTATGCCGGCGGGGCGGGGCATTTCTGGCCGGATCTCTGGGCCGAGTTTCGCGATGCGATTCCGGTGGAAGAGCACGGAGATTTGATCGCCGCCTATCACCGGCGGCTGTTCAGCGGCGACTATCGCACCGAGGTCAGCTATGGCCGAATCTGGTCGCGCTGGGAAAATGCGCTGGCCACGATTGCCTCTGGTGGGGCCGCCGGGGAACCCGCACCGGATTACGCGCGCGCCTTTGCGCGACTCGAAAACCACTATTTTACCCATGGCGCCTTTCTGGAGCGCGACGGGCAGTTATTGGAAGATGTGCACCGTATGGCGCAGGTGCCGGGTTCCATCGTTCAGGGGCGGTTTGATATGATTTGCCCGCCGAAAACCGCCTATGAGCTGCACCGTCGCTGGCCCGGCTCGACCTTGCAGATGGTGGGGCTGGCTGGGCATGCCTTGTCCGAGCCGGGCATAACGCAGGCGCTTGTGGGGGTAATGGATCGGATCGCGCGGGTTCTGGCGTAG
- the rimP gene encoding ribosome maturation factor RimP → MSDLIAKTAIDRRMAEIVNPVLEGMGFELVRVRLMSSTKSKTLQIMAERPEGGIEVDECAEISTAVSAILDVEDPIEDEYTLEVSSPGIDRPLTRLKDFETFEGYEAKIETTEMIDGRRRFKGEIAGVEGDEVLLTLDDNGEEVTIGLNFDWLSDAKLVLTDDLIRDMLRQRKASDAIDENQFDEIQTDDGSSED, encoded by the coding sequence ATGTCCGATTTGATTGCCAAGACAGCGATTGACCGCCGGATGGCGGAAATTGTCAACCCCGTCCTCGAAGGGATGGGGTTTGAGCTTGTGCGCGTCCGCCTGATGTCTTCTACCAAATCGAAGACCCTTCAGATCATGGCTGAACGTCCCGAAGGCGGGATCGAGGTCGACGAATGTGCCGAGATTTCGACCGCCGTTTCTGCTATTCTCGACGTCGAAGACCCGATCGAAGATGAATACACGCTTGAAGTGTCGAGCCCCGGCATCGACCGCCCGCTGACCCGCCTGAAGGACTTTGAGACCTTCGAAGGCTACGAGGCCAAGATCGAGACGACCGAGATGATCGACGGGCGCCGTCGGTTTAAGGGCGAAATTGCCGGTGTGGAGGGGGACGAAGTTCTCCTGACGCTGGATGATAACGGCGAAGAGGTCACCATCGGCCTCAACTTTGACTGGCTGTCGGATGCCAAGCTTGTGCTGACCGACGACCTGATCCGAGACATGCTGCGTCAGCGCAAGGCGTCTGATGCAATCGACGAGAACCAATTTGACGAAATCCAGACCGACGACGGGTCTTCAGAGGATTGA